The following are encoded in a window of Platichthys flesus chromosome 19, fPlaFle2.1, whole genome shotgun sequence genomic DNA:
- the zgc:73226 gene encoding BCL2/adenovirus E1B 19 kDa protein-interacting protein 3, with product MSLSGSQTPEDGLYGSWVELEELIAAVSSRESLTGPQDSISSALHGELERILLEAQLECERSKDSPPQVGSPRSTGSPRPSSDQDSDCVTIQEDVERRVDTDWVWDWSSRPENMPPKEFVFQHPKQPSSLSVRKTEVMKRGLFSSDVLLILVPSLLASHLLTLGVGIYIGKRLAASTTSTL from the exons ATGTCTCTGTCCGGCTCACAGACACCCGAGGACGGACTCTACG GCTCCTGGGtcgagctggaggagctgatcgCAGCCGTGAGCAGCAGGGAGAGTCTGACAGGGCCGCAGGACAGCATCTCCTCCGCCCTGCATGGGGAGCTGGAGAGGATCCTTCTGGAGGCGCAGCTGGAGTGTGAGAGGAGCAAAGACAG TCCTCCGCAGGTGGGATCTCCACGGTCCACTGGTTCCCCGAGACCCAGCAGTGATCAGGACAGTGACTGTGTCACCATACAG GAGGACGTTGAGCGGCGGGTGGACACAGACTGGGTGTGGGATTGGTCCAGTAGACCTGAAAATATGCCACCAAA agagtttgtgtttcagcacCCGAAGCAGCCGAGCTCCCTCAGTGTTAGGAAGACAGAGGTGATGAAGAGAGGACTCTTCTCCTCGGATGTTCTCCTCATCCTCGTTCCCTCGCTGCTGGCTTCACACCTGCTCACACTTGGAGTCGG GATCTACATAGGAAAGCGACTGGCTGCTTCCACAACAAGCACGCTGTGA